From the Danio aesculapii chromosome 9, fDanAes4.1, whole genome shotgun sequence genome, one window contains:
- the stat1b gene encoding signal transducer and activator of transcription 1b isoform X1, whose translation MTLWNQLQLLDSMYLEQVDQLYDEAFPMEIRQYLCHWIESHDWESIASNESLAIVRFHELLNQLDEHYSRLNLGNNFLLQHNIRKIKRNLQEHFQEDPVHMAMIISSTLNKERKILQVALSSQGKSDSLQGNIMMEHQNELVNKVNNLKMSVQEMEKDVQALENMQDDYDFKRKSLQSRIEAEGVQMNGPISKEIQEEEMANWQMFIVLGMKREVVMKEISNVLTLAEQIQFTLITEELPEWKKRQQMACIGGPPNACLDQLQNWFTVVAECLQQIRQQLKKVQELVQKFTYSNDPLNVGRGQLDEQAISLFKNLILNSLVVERQPCMPTHPQRPLVIKTGVQFTVKIRSLVKLSELNCQLKLKVSIDKNLTERDTIKGGRKFNILGTNTKVMNLEESSECLAAEFRHLQLKEMKTSRTNETPLIVTEEMHLLSFETQLIQPELSVDLSIISLPIVVISHVNQLPSAWGSILWYNMLSSEPHNLTFFLNPPPVKWHQLSKVISWQFSSVTKRALTSDQLRTLADKLLGHKAQGDPEGLIQWSAFCKMSPNERGIPFWLWIDGILDLIKRHLLNIWNDGYIIGFLSKKQEKAMLRDKAPGTFLLRFSESCRDGGITITWVEKSEDGEPKMHSVKPYTKADLATISMPNIIRDYILAAPMKVPVYPLIYLYPDIPKDEAFGRYYTSESEEEMETDKPNNSHANPYKDRRLMSVSVPVARF comes from the exons atGACGCTCTGGAACCAGCTGCAGCTGCTGGACTCCATGTATTTAGAGCAAGTGGATCAGCTTTACGATGAGGCTTTCCCAATGGAGATCCGACAATATCTATGTCACTGGATTGAGAGTCATGACTG GGAATCCATTGCAAGTAATGAATCTCTGGCTATCGTTCGCTTCCATGAGCTCCTGAACCAACTGGATGAGCACTACAGCCGTCTCAATCTGGGAAACAACTTCCTCTTACAGCATAATATTCGCAAAATCAAGCGCAACCTAcag GAGCACTTCCAAGAGGATCCTGTTCACATGGCTATGATCATATCCAGCACTCTGAACAAAGAGAGAAAGATACTGCAAGTTGCGCTTAGTTCTCAA GGTAAGAGTGACTCATTGCAGGGGAACATCATGATGGAACATCAAAATGAGCTGGTCAATAAAGTCAACAATTTGAAGATGAGCGTGCAG GAGATGGAAAAGGACGTTCAGGCTCTGGAGAATATGCAAGATGATTACGACTTCAAGAGGAAGAGCTTACAGAGTCGAA TTGAAGCTGAAGGTGTGCAAATGAATGGCCCGATATCAAAAGAGATCCAGGAGGAGGAGATGGCAAATTGGCAAATGTTTATTGTGCTAGGcatgaaaagagag gtggtgATGAAAGAAATCTCTAATGTACTGACGTTAGCAGAGCAGATCCAGTTCACACTGATAACAGAAGAGTTACCCGAGTGGAAGAAGAGACAGCAGATGGCTTGTATCGGAGGACCACCTAATGCATGTCTAGATCAACTGCAGAACTG GTTTACAGTGGTGGCAGAGTGTCTCCAGCAGATCCGTCAGCAGCTGAAGAAAGTTCAGGAACTGGTCCAGAAATTCACCTACAGCAACGACCCGCTAAATGTAGGAAGGGGCCAGCTGGATGAACAGGCCATTTCACTCTTCAAAAACCTCATATTAAA TTCTCTTGTTGTGGAGAGGCAGCCCTGTATGCCAACACATCCTCAGAGACCCTTGGTAATAAAAACAGGAGTTCAGTTCACCGTCAAGATCAG gTCACTAGTCAAACTCTCTGAACTGAATTGTCAACTGAAATTGAAAGTTTCTATTGACAA aaattTAACAGAGAGGGACACAATAAAAGG AGGTCGAAAATTCAACATATTAGGGACGAATACTAAAGTTATGAACTTAGAAGAATCCAGTGAATGTCTAGCGGCTGAATTTCGTCATTTG CAATTAAAAGAAATGAAAACTAGCAGAACCAATGAG acGCCTCTCATCGTTACAGAGGAGATGCACCTACTTAGCTTTGAAACTCAACTTATTCAGCCAGAGCTGAGTGTTGATTTATCG ATCATATCACTTCCTATTGTGGTGATCTCACATGTCAACCAGTTACCCAGTGCCTGGGGCTCAATCTTGTGGTACAACATGCTCAGCAGTGAACCACAC AATCTGACGTTCTTCTTGAATCCACCACCAGTGAAATGGCATCAGCTTTCAAAAGTCATAAGCTGGCAGTTTTCTTCAGTCACCAAACGAGCGCTGACCTCAGATCAGCTGAGAACACTGGCTGACAAACTTCTAG GTCACAAAGCCCAAGGTGACCCTGAGGGACTCATCCAGTGGAGTGCATTTTGTAAG ATGTCTCCTAATGAGAGAGGTATACCGTTTTGGTTGTGGATAGATGGAATTCTGGACCTTATTAAAAGACACCTGCTCAACATCTGGAATGATGG GTATATTATAGGGTTTCTGAGTAAAAAGCAAGAGAAGGCTATGCTGAGAGACAAAGCTCCAGGCACTTTCCTTCTGCGCTTCAGTGAAAGCTGTCGGGACGGAGGAATCACCATCACATGGGTGGAGAAATCAGAGGATG GTGAACCTAAGATGCATTCGGTGAAGCCCTACACTAAAGCGGATCTGGCAACTATCTCCATGCCGAACATCATCCGTGACTACATCCTTGCTGCTCCAATGAAGGTTCCAGTGTATCCCCTCATCTACCTTTACCCAGACATCCCAAAAGATGAAGCTTTTGGTCGCTACTATACCAGCGAATCTGAAG
- the stat1b gene encoding signal transducer and activator of transcription 1b isoform X2, whose translation MTLWNQLQLLDSMYLEQVDQLYDEAFPMEIRQYLCHWIESHDWESIASNESLAIVRFHELLNQLDEHYSRLNLGNNFLLQHNIRKIKRNLQEHFQEDPVHMAMIISSTLNKERKILQVALSSQGKSDSLQGNIMMEHQNELVNKVNNLKMSVQEMEKDVQALENMQDDYDFKRKSLQSRIEAEGVQMNGPISKEIQEEEMANWQMFIVLGMKREVVMKEISNVLTLAEQIQFTLITEELPEWKKRQQMACIGGPPNACLDQLQNWFTVVAECLQQIRQQLKKVQELVQKFTYSNDPLNVGRGQLDEQAISLFKNLILNSLVVERQPCMPTHPQRPLVIKTGVQFTVKIRSLVKLSELNCQLKLKVSIDKNLTERDTIKGGRKFNILGTNTKVMNLEESSECLAAEFRHLQLKEMKTSRTNETPLIVTEEMHLLSFETQLIQPELSVDLSIISLPIVVISHVNQLPSAWGSILWYNMLSSEPHNLTFFLNPPPVKWHQLSKVISWQFSSVTKRALTSDQLRTLADKLLGHKAQGDPEGLIQWSAFCKMSPNERGIPFWLWIDGILDLIKRHLLNIWNDGYIIGFLSKKQEKAMLRDKAPGTFLLRFSESCRDGGITITWVEKSEDGEPKMHSVKPYTKADLATISMPNIIRDYILAAPMKVPVYPLIYLYPDIPKDEAFGRYYTSESEEMETDKPNNSHANPYKDRRLMSVSVPVARF comes from the exons atGACGCTCTGGAACCAGCTGCAGCTGCTGGACTCCATGTATTTAGAGCAAGTGGATCAGCTTTACGATGAGGCTTTCCCAATGGAGATCCGACAATATCTATGTCACTGGATTGAGAGTCATGACTG GGAATCCATTGCAAGTAATGAATCTCTGGCTATCGTTCGCTTCCATGAGCTCCTGAACCAACTGGATGAGCACTACAGCCGTCTCAATCTGGGAAACAACTTCCTCTTACAGCATAATATTCGCAAAATCAAGCGCAACCTAcag GAGCACTTCCAAGAGGATCCTGTTCACATGGCTATGATCATATCCAGCACTCTGAACAAAGAGAGAAAGATACTGCAAGTTGCGCTTAGTTCTCAA GGTAAGAGTGACTCATTGCAGGGGAACATCATGATGGAACATCAAAATGAGCTGGTCAATAAAGTCAACAATTTGAAGATGAGCGTGCAG GAGATGGAAAAGGACGTTCAGGCTCTGGAGAATATGCAAGATGATTACGACTTCAAGAGGAAGAGCTTACAGAGTCGAA TTGAAGCTGAAGGTGTGCAAATGAATGGCCCGATATCAAAAGAGATCCAGGAGGAGGAGATGGCAAATTGGCAAATGTTTATTGTGCTAGGcatgaaaagagag gtggtgATGAAAGAAATCTCTAATGTACTGACGTTAGCAGAGCAGATCCAGTTCACACTGATAACAGAAGAGTTACCCGAGTGGAAGAAGAGACAGCAGATGGCTTGTATCGGAGGACCACCTAATGCATGTCTAGATCAACTGCAGAACTG GTTTACAGTGGTGGCAGAGTGTCTCCAGCAGATCCGTCAGCAGCTGAAGAAAGTTCAGGAACTGGTCCAGAAATTCACCTACAGCAACGACCCGCTAAATGTAGGAAGGGGCCAGCTGGATGAACAGGCCATTTCACTCTTCAAAAACCTCATATTAAA TTCTCTTGTTGTGGAGAGGCAGCCCTGTATGCCAACACATCCTCAGAGACCCTTGGTAATAAAAACAGGAGTTCAGTTCACCGTCAAGATCAG gTCACTAGTCAAACTCTCTGAACTGAATTGTCAACTGAAATTGAAAGTTTCTATTGACAA aaattTAACAGAGAGGGACACAATAAAAGG AGGTCGAAAATTCAACATATTAGGGACGAATACTAAAGTTATGAACTTAGAAGAATCCAGTGAATGTCTAGCGGCTGAATTTCGTCATTTG CAATTAAAAGAAATGAAAACTAGCAGAACCAATGAG acGCCTCTCATCGTTACAGAGGAGATGCACCTACTTAGCTTTGAAACTCAACTTATTCAGCCAGAGCTGAGTGTTGATTTATCG ATCATATCACTTCCTATTGTGGTGATCTCACATGTCAACCAGTTACCCAGTGCCTGGGGCTCAATCTTGTGGTACAACATGCTCAGCAGTGAACCACAC AATCTGACGTTCTTCTTGAATCCACCACCAGTGAAATGGCATCAGCTTTCAAAAGTCATAAGCTGGCAGTTTTCTTCAGTCACCAAACGAGCGCTGACCTCAGATCAGCTGAGAACACTGGCTGACAAACTTCTAG GTCACAAAGCCCAAGGTGACCCTGAGGGACTCATCCAGTGGAGTGCATTTTGTAAG ATGTCTCCTAATGAGAGAGGTATACCGTTTTGGTTGTGGATAGATGGAATTCTGGACCTTATTAAAAGACACCTGCTCAACATCTGGAATGATGG GTATATTATAGGGTTTCTGAGTAAAAAGCAAGAGAAGGCTATGCTGAGAGACAAAGCTCCAGGCACTTTCCTTCTGCGCTTCAGTGAAAGCTGTCGGGACGGAGGAATCACCATCACATGGGTGGAGAAATCAGAGGATG GTGAACCTAAGATGCATTCGGTGAAGCCCTACACTAAAGCGGATCTGGCAACTATCTCCATGCCGAACATCATCCGTGACTACATCCTTGCTGCTCCAATGAAGGTTCCAGTGTATCCCCTCATCTACCTTTACCCAGACATCCCAAAAGATGAAGCTTTTGGTCGCTACTATACCAGCGAATCTGAAG
- the stat1b gene encoding signal transducer and activator of transcription 1b isoform X3, which produces MTLWNQLQLLDSMYLEQVDQLYDEAFPMEIRQYLCHWIESHDWESIASNESLAIVRFHELLNQLDEHYSRLNLGNNFLLQHNIRKIKRNLQEHFQEDPVHMAMIISSTLNKERKILQVALSSQGKSDSLQGNIMMEHQNELVNKVNNLKMSVQEMEKDVQALENMQDDYDFKRKSLQSRIEAEGVQMNGPISKEIQEEEMANWQMFIVLGMKREVVMKEISNVLTLAEQIQFTLITEELPEWKKRQQMACIGGPPNACLDQLQNWFTVVAECLQQIRQQLKKVQELVQKFTYSNDPLNVGRGQLDEQAISLFKNLILNSLVVERQPCMPTHPQRPLVIKTGVQFTVKIRSLVKLSELNCQLKLKVSIDKNLTERDTIKGGRKFNILGTNTKVMNLEESSECLAAEFRHLQLKEMKTSRTNETPLIVTEEMHLLSFETQLIQPELSVDLSIISLPIVVISHVNQLPSAWGSILWYNMLSSEPHNLTFFLNPPPVKWHQLSKVISWQFSSVTKRALTSDQLRTLADKLLGHKAQGDPEGLIQWSAFCKMSPNERGIPFWLWIDGILDLIKRHLLNIWNDGYIIGFLSKKQEKAMLRDKAPGTFLLRFSESCRDGGITITWVEKSEDGEPKMHSVKPYTKADLATISMPNIIRDYILAAPMKVPVYPLIYLYPDIPKDEAFGRYYTSESEDLLQDSKGFKRTSL; this is translated from the exons atGACGCTCTGGAACCAGCTGCAGCTGCTGGACTCCATGTATTTAGAGCAAGTGGATCAGCTTTACGATGAGGCTTTCCCAATGGAGATCCGACAATATCTATGTCACTGGATTGAGAGTCATGACTG GGAATCCATTGCAAGTAATGAATCTCTGGCTATCGTTCGCTTCCATGAGCTCCTGAACCAACTGGATGAGCACTACAGCCGTCTCAATCTGGGAAACAACTTCCTCTTACAGCATAATATTCGCAAAATCAAGCGCAACCTAcag GAGCACTTCCAAGAGGATCCTGTTCACATGGCTATGATCATATCCAGCACTCTGAACAAAGAGAGAAAGATACTGCAAGTTGCGCTTAGTTCTCAA GGTAAGAGTGACTCATTGCAGGGGAACATCATGATGGAACATCAAAATGAGCTGGTCAATAAAGTCAACAATTTGAAGATGAGCGTGCAG GAGATGGAAAAGGACGTTCAGGCTCTGGAGAATATGCAAGATGATTACGACTTCAAGAGGAAGAGCTTACAGAGTCGAA TTGAAGCTGAAGGTGTGCAAATGAATGGCCCGATATCAAAAGAGATCCAGGAGGAGGAGATGGCAAATTGGCAAATGTTTATTGTGCTAGGcatgaaaagagag gtggtgATGAAAGAAATCTCTAATGTACTGACGTTAGCAGAGCAGATCCAGTTCACACTGATAACAGAAGAGTTACCCGAGTGGAAGAAGAGACAGCAGATGGCTTGTATCGGAGGACCACCTAATGCATGTCTAGATCAACTGCAGAACTG GTTTACAGTGGTGGCAGAGTGTCTCCAGCAGATCCGTCAGCAGCTGAAGAAAGTTCAGGAACTGGTCCAGAAATTCACCTACAGCAACGACCCGCTAAATGTAGGAAGGGGCCAGCTGGATGAACAGGCCATTTCACTCTTCAAAAACCTCATATTAAA TTCTCTTGTTGTGGAGAGGCAGCCCTGTATGCCAACACATCCTCAGAGACCCTTGGTAATAAAAACAGGAGTTCAGTTCACCGTCAAGATCAG gTCACTAGTCAAACTCTCTGAACTGAATTGTCAACTGAAATTGAAAGTTTCTATTGACAA aaattTAACAGAGAGGGACACAATAAAAGG AGGTCGAAAATTCAACATATTAGGGACGAATACTAAAGTTATGAACTTAGAAGAATCCAGTGAATGTCTAGCGGCTGAATTTCGTCATTTG CAATTAAAAGAAATGAAAACTAGCAGAACCAATGAG acGCCTCTCATCGTTACAGAGGAGATGCACCTACTTAGCTTTGAAACTCAACTTATTCAGCCAGAGCTGAGTGTTGATTTATCG ATCATATCACTTCCTATTGTGGTGATCTCACATGTCAACCAGTTACCCAGTGCCTGGGGCTCAATCTTGTGGTACAACATGCTCAGCAGTGAACCACAC AATCTGACGTTCTTCTTGAATCCACCACCAGTGAAATGGCATCAGCTTTCAAAAGTCATAAGCTGGCAGTTTTCTTCAGTCACCAAACGAGCGCTGACCTCAGATCAGCTGAGAACACTGGCTGACAAACTTCTAG GTCACAAAGCCCAAGGTGACCCTGAGGGACTCATCCAGTGGAGTGCATTTTGTAAG ATGTCTCCTAATGAGAGAGGTATACCGTTTTGGTTGTGGATAGATGGAATTCTGGACCTTATTAAAAGACACCTGCTCAACATCTGGAATGATGG GTATATTATAGGGTTTCTGAGTAAAAAGCAAGAGAAGGCTATGCTGAGAGACAAAGCTCCAGGCACTTTCCTTCTGCGCTTCAGTGAAAGCTGTCGGGACGGAGGAATCACCATCACATGGGTGGAGAAATCAGAGGATG GTGAACCTAAGATGCATTCGGTGAAGCCCTACACTAAAGCGGATCTGGCAACTATCTCCATGCCGAACATCATCCGTGACTACATCCTTGCTGCTCCAATGAAGGTTCCAGTGTATCCCCTCATCTACCTTTACCCAGACATCCCAAAAGATGAAGCTTTTGGTCGCTACTATACCAGCGAATCTGAAG